One genomic window of Luteolibacter flavescens includes the following:
- a CDS encoding Lrp/AsnC family transcriptional regulator → MQHTIPVEHNDPINAQILAVSEDLVSGFHRHPFHVIAEKSGVDLGTVLERIRAMLEAGVVRRVRQTLLSTKLAHGALVAWKVPEEKLNAAFDFMAKEDPFSGHVVIRSTDTEVSGSGYRLWTTLKVPVGESLDEHATALLRLTGATEYLLMPANGVFALGVGHVRRRSLEPGEKAEETAVMMTTVPVDLTQEEWDVLLALKEELLPEEVIASPWDGRAAKAGVSVDRFCEVATTLNDKKVIGRFSTFLEHVKPSSTGERVTRFNGLFHWAVPKGREIEAGGEVGRHYCMTHCYWREGGPQFGDVNIMGVVHGTEKPRVLEHKAAIDRHLESIGIPVSYTNVFWGGRSEIKPSEISPVVYKEWHRKMADR, encoded by the coding sequence ATGCAGCACACCATCCCCGTCGAGCACAACGATCCGATCAACGCGCAGATCCTCGCCGTTTCGGAAGACCTCGTGTCCGGATTCCACCGGCATCCCTTCCATGTGATCGCGGAGAAAAGCGGCGTGGACCTCGGCACCGTGCTGGAGCGCATCCGCGCGATGCTGGAGGCGGGCGTGGTCCGCCGGGTGCGCCAGACGCTGCTTTCCACGAAGCTCGCCCACGGCGCGCTGGTCGCCTGGAAGGTGCCGGAAGAAAAGCTGAATGCCGCCTTCGACTTCATGGCAAAGGAGGACCCTTTCTCCGGCCATGTGGTCATCCGCTCGACGGATACCGAGGTCTCCGGCTCCGGCTATCGCCTGTGGACCACCCTGAAAGTGCCGGTCGGCGAGTCGCTCGACGAGCACGCCACCGCCCTGCTCCGCCTGACCGGCGCGACGGAATATCTCCTGATGCCGGCCAATGGTGTCTTCGCCCTCGGCGTGGGGCACGTCCGCCGCCGCTCCCTGGAGCCCGGCGAAAAGGCGGAGGAAACGGCGGTGATGATGACCACCGTGCCAGTCGATCTCACTCAGGAAGAGTGGGATGTGCTGCTCGCCCTGAAGGAGGAACTTCTCCCCGAGGAAGTCATCGCCAGCCCGTGGGATGGCCGCGCGGCAAAGGCAGGCGTCTCCGTGGACCGCTTCTGCGAGGTGGCCACAACGCTGAATGACAAGAAGGTCATCGGCCGCTTTTCCACCTTCCTCGAGCACGTGAAGCCTTCCTCGACCGGCGAGCGTGTCACCCGCTTCAATGGACTCTTCCACTGGGCCGTGCCAAAGGGCCGCGAGATCGAGGCCGGCGGCGAGGTCGGCCGCCACTACTGCATGACCCACTGCTACTGGCGCGAGGGCGGCCCGCAATTCGGCGACGTGAATATCATGGGCGTGGTCCACGGCACCGAGAAGCCGCGCGTGCTGGAGCACAAGGCGGCCATCGACCGCCACCTGGAAAGCATCGGCATCCCGGTTTCCTACACGAATGTCTTCTGGGGTGGCCGCTCGGAGATCAAACCGTCCGAAATTTCCCCGGTGGTCTACAAAGAATGGCACAGGAAAATGGCAGACCGGTGA
- a CDS encoding RNA polymerase sigma factor, producing the protein MPAFQTTRWSMVARAGGEDEESREAALDLLCRAYWKPAHQFVVNSGRDEESARDLVQEFFSRGLQRNWLASADPERGRFRSYLLVVLKRFLADERIWSGRQRRGGGAAHVSIELVDSDRLKEPGSSPEAAYDRQWALTVLERAADQLRAECDAAGKARHFELLAPFLDGDGRDIGHAAAADALGMSTGAVAMAIGRLRSRMRDLVRREVAATLADEADVEAELAELIAALRPH; encoded by the coding sequence ATGCCCGCATTCCAAACGACGCGTTGGTCCATGGTGGCCCGAGCAGGTGGAGAGGACGAGGAATCGCGGGAGGCTGCGCTCGACCTGCTGTGCCGGGCCTATTGGAAGCCGGCGCACCAGTTCGTGGTGAATTCCGGGCGGGATGAGGAAAGCGCGCGCGATCTGGTGCAGGAATTCTTTTCCCGCGGGCTGCAGCGCAATTGGCTGGCCTCGGCGGACCCGGAGCGCGGGCGCTTCCGCTCCTACCTGCTCGTGGTGCTGAAGCGCTTCCTGGCGGACGAGCGTATCTGGAGCGGCAGGCAAAGGCGTGGCGGCGGCGCGGCACATGTGTCGATCGAACTGGTGGATTCCGACCGCCTCAAGGAGCCGGGCAGCTCCCCCGAAGCGGCCTACGACCGGCAATGGGCGCTGACTGTTTTGGAAAGAGCGGCGGATCAATTGCGCGCGGAATGCGACGCGGCGGGGAAAGCCCGGCACTTCGAGTTGCTGGCCCCTTTTCTCGATGGGGATGGCCGGGACATCGGCCATGCGGCGGCTGCCGATGCGCTGGGAATGAGCACCGGGGCGGTGGCCATGGCGATCGGGCGGCTGCGCTCGCGGATGCGGGATCTGGTCAGGCGGGAAGTGGCGGCGACCTTGGCCGATGAGGCCGACGTCGAGGCGGAACTCGCGGAGCTCATCGCCGCGCTGCGGCCGCACTAG
- a CDS encoding WD40 repeat domain-containing serine/threonine protein kinase — MAAGTCSRCSALLEPGILGGRCPACLMEMVAADEDFQTERFGEYVLEEEIGRGGMGVVFRAWHAQLGRHVALKILVGGVFARPDFLRRFRMESLAAAQLHHPGIVTVHEAGEAEGQAFYTMELVEGGTLGDLVSAGDPLPVTQAAELLEKISRAVAYAHECGVLHRDLKPSNVLLARDGQPKIADFGLARLLEESGDPAFTLTTELLGSPPYMSPEIAGGGGASRASDIFALGAMLYELLTARPPYMGQNSQAVLERARAGDIVSPRALQAGLPRDVETICLKCLEREPGKRYASAADLADDLRRFLDGREVLARPVGPAGRLARWARRNRTLAGLGAALAISLLIGTVAVIVQAGVNLRQAGELSREQAKSAVIRETLAANLYAADLRAAAQEIAAGNPGGARRWLEAHEADPERGVEWSWMMAESRPRNVTTLASFRGQVRAVAYAPGGDSLAVGILGGPLAVVDRDGGVEEFAGIAHPATPYLLEDGAGFCADGFFQTTSGGQVARKFPARRISFSRDSTRCVTLDADPMFFYREGGRARLVDPATGASLWELPGENFAAAELGPDGSQIATTDVEGKVVLWDVETRARRADWDLPGVTCLHFAPDGRQVAAGGRDLAWLLPTAGGAPRVLYHAPGHQVTAVAFSPDGARLATACTDRALRVWGAGNAIVQAVLRGHHSEVWTVAWHPDGAVLASGCKDGEVREWQVADTGGPVVIPRGSFARPHFDASGKSVITGDGHLPDTVVTRWQASDGTLLQTFPTGTLLIGSRGEEVVLWNTVTRRIEWWPFAADEPRHTFEPPAARTRFSYQMALSPDGGTIAVLDDDGTLILQPVDGGEARRVTLYPQRQDGWKFRALSWDPTGTQVAAAAEAHPFGLRIADLAANEVRELANEKNYITGLAFSPDGRWLAGGSVDGEIAVWDRKSGALQRRWTGHDRNTGDLVFAPDSRTLLSLGGLEGVKFWHVRTWRELALLPVPDAFHHLAISPDGSSVAVTCGGGGEDVYLRVFSLR; from the coding sequence ATGGCGGCGGGGACTTGCTCGCGCTGCTCGGCGCTGCTGGAGCCGGGGATTCTCGGCGGCCGGTGTCCGGCTTGCCTGATGGAGATGGTGGCGGCGGATGAGGATTTCCAGACGGAGCGCTTCGGCGAATACGTGCTGGAGGAAGAGATCGGTCGGGGCGGGATGGGCGTGGTCTTCCGGGCATGGCATGCACAACTCGGGCGTCATGTTGCGCTGAAGATCCTGGTCGGTGGCGTCTTCGCCCGGCCGGATTTCCTGCGGCGCTTCCGGATGGAGTCCCTCGCGGCGGCGCAGCTCCATCACCCGGGGATCGTTACCGTCCATGAGGCGGGCGAGGCCGAGGGCCAGGCATTCTATACCATGGAACTGGTCGAGGGCGGAACGCTCGGCGATCTGGTCTCGGCGGGGGATCCGCTGCCCGTCACGCAGGCCGCGGAGTTGCTGGAAAAGATCTCCCGGGCCGTGGCCTATGCCCATGAGTGCGGCGTGCTGCATCGGGATCTGAAGCCTTCCAACGTGCTGCTGGCGCGGGACGGCCAGCCAAAGATCGCGGACTTCGGGCTGGCCAGACTGCTGGAGGAATCGGGCGACCCGGCCTTCACCCTGACCACCGAGTTGCTGGGCTCGCCCCCATACATGTCCCCGGAAATAGCGGGCGGCGGCGGAGCGAGCCGGGCTTCGGATATCTTCGCGCTCGGCGCGATGCTCTATGAACTCCTGACCGCCCGTCCGCCCTACATGGGGCAGAATTCCCAAGCGGTGTTGGAGCGCGCGCGCGCCGGGGACATCGTGAGCCCGCGCGCCTTGCAGGCAGGGCTTCCCCGGGACGTGGAGACGATCTGCCTGAAGTGTCTGGAGCGCGAGCCGGGCAAGCGCTACGCCTCCGCGGCGGATCTGGCGGATGACCTGCGGCGCTTCCTCGACGGGCGCGAGGTGCTGGCCCGGCCGGTCGGCCCGGCGGGTCGTCTGGCGCGATGGGCCCGGCGGAACCGCACCTTGGCAGGGCTGGGTGCGGCACTGGCGATCTCGCTTTTGATCGGGACTGTCGCCGTGATCGTGCAGGCCGGCGTGAACCTACGGCAGGCGGGGGAGCTCTCCCGCGAGCAGGCGAAGTCCGCCGTGATCCGCGAGACGCTGGCGGCAAATCTCTACGCCGCCGACCTGCGGGCAGCAGCGCAGGAGATCGCCGCGGGCAATCCGGGAGGAGCGAGGCGATGGCTGGAAGCCCACGAGGCGGACCCGGAGCGGGGCGTCGAGTGGAGCTGGATGATGGCGGAGTCCCGTCCGCGGAATGTGACCACCTTGGCCTCTTTCCGGGGGCAGGTCCGCGCGGTGGCCTACGCGCCCGGCGGGGATAGCCTGGCGGTGGGGATCTTGGGCGGGCCGCTTGCGGTGGTGGATCGCGATGGCGGCGTCGAGGAATTCGCGGGGATCGCCCATCCCGCGACGCCCTACTTGCTGGAAGACGGGGCTGGATTTTGTGCGGACGGATTTTTCCAGACCACGAGCGGCGGCCAGGTGGCCCGGAAGTTCCCGGCGCGGCGGATTTCCTTCAGCCGCGACAGCACGCGCTGCGTGACGCTGGATGCTGATCCGATGTTCTTCTATCGCGAAGGCGGGCGGGCGCGTCTGGTCGATCCCGCCACGGGAGCTTCCCTGTGGGAGCTGCCGGGAGAAAACTTCGCCGCTGCGGAACTCGGCCCGGATGGCTCGCAGATCGCCACCACGGATGTGGAGGGAAAGGTGGTGCTCTGGGACGTCGAGACCCGCGCACGCCGGGCTGATTGGGATCTGCCCGGGGTGACCTGCCTGCACTTCGCCCCGGATGGCCGGCAAGTGGCAGCGGGTGGCCGGGATCTCGCATGGCTGCTACCCACGGCAGGTGGCGCGCCACGGGTGCTTTATCATGCGCCCGGGCACCAGGTGACAGCGGTGGCATTTTCTCCCGATGGAGCAAGGCTGGCGACCGCTTGCACGGACCGTGCCCTGCGGGTCTGGGGGGCGGGGAATGCGATCGTGCAGGCCGTGCTGAGGGGCCATCACAGCGAGGTATGGACGGTGGCCTGGCACCCGGATGGCGCTGTTTTGGCAAGCGGCTGCAAGGATGGCGAGGTCCGCGAATGGCAGGTGGCGGATACCGGCGGCCCGGTCGTGATCCCTCGTGGAAGCTTTGCGCGCCCGCATTTCGATGCGTCCGGGAAATCCGTAATCACCGGCGATGGCCACCTGCCGGACACGGTGGTCACCCGCTGGCAGGCGTCCGATGGCACCCTGCTCCAGACCTTTCCGACCGGGACGCTGCTGATCGGCAGCCGGGGGGAGGAAGTTGTCCTGTGGAATACGGTCACCCGTCGCATCGAGTGGTGGCCATTCGCCGCGGATGAGCCCCGTCACACCTTCGAGCCACCCGCGGCACGCACGCGTTTTTCCTACCAGATGGCGCTTTCCCCGGACGGCGGGACGATCGCCGTGCTGGATGACGATGGCACCTTGATATTGCAACCGGTGGACGGAGGCGAGGCCCGCCGCGTGACGCTCTATCCGCAGCGGCAGGACGGCTGGAAATTCCGCGCGCTGTCGTGGGATCCCACGGGCACTCAAGTCGCCGCCGCTGCCGAGGCGCATCCCTTTGGCCTCCGCATCGCCGACCTCGCGGCGAACGAGGTGCGCGAGCTGGCGAACGAGAAGAACTACATCACCGGACTCGCTTTCTCCCCGGATGGCCGCTGGCTGGCCGGTGGCAGTGTGGACGGGGAAATCGCCGTGTGGGACCGGAAATCGGGTGCCCTCCAACGCCGCTGGACCGGGCACGACCGGAATACCGGAGATCTCGTCTTTGCCCCGGACAGCCGCACGTTGCTCAGTTTGGGCGGGCTGGAGGGGGTGAAATTCTGGCACGTCAGGACCTGGCGTGAACTTGCGCTGTTGCCGGTGCCGGATGCCTTTCATCATCTCGCGATTTCCCCGGATGGGTCGTCGGTGGCGGTGACCTGCGGGGGCGGCGGGGAAGATGTCTATCTACGCGTGTTTTCGCTGCGCTGA
- the gap gene encoding type I glyceraldehyde-3-phosphate dehydrogenase has product MTTIAINGFGRIGRLVFRALVEQGHLGTTFNVVAVGDIVPADNLAYLLKYDSTQGKFNGTVSSKKSSPELEEDDVLVVNGHEIKVVSARSPEGLPWGELGVEVVVESTGLFTAADKAKGHITAGAKKVIISAPAQGEDGTFVQGVNDELYDASKHHIISNASCTTNCLAPIVHVLLKEGFGIEEGLMTTIHSYTATQKTVDGPSKKDWKGGRSAAINIIPSTTGAAKAVALVCPEVKGKLTGMSFRVPTPTVSVVDLTVKTTKATSLNEIKAALKTASETYLKGILAYTEDEVVSTDFIHDAHSSIFDAGSSIELNPTFFKLVAWYDNEWGYSNRVIDLLTDVVKKGI; this is encoded by the coding sequence ATGACCACCATCGCCATCAACGGGTTCGGGCGCATCGGCCGCCTCGTCTTCCGCGCTCTCGTCGAGCAGGGCCATCTCGGCACCACCTTCAACGTCGTCGCCGTGGGTGACATCGTCCCGGCCGACAACCTCGCCTACCTGCTGAAGTACGACTCCACCCAGGGCAAGTTCAACGGCACCGTCTCCTCCAAGAAGTCCTCCCCGGAGCTTGAGGAAGATGACGTGCTGGTGGTGAACGGCCACGAGATCAAGGTCGTCTCCGCACGCAGCCCGGAAGGTCTGCCATGGGGCGAGCTCGGCGTGGAAGTCGTCGTCGAGTCCACCGGTCTCTTCACCGCAGCCGACAAGGCCAAGGGCCACATCACCGCCGGCGCAAAGAAGGTCATCATCTCCGCTCCTGCACAGGGCGAGGACGGCACCTTCGTGCAGGGCGTCAATGACGAGCTCTACGACGCTTCCAAGCATCACATCATCTCCAACGCGAGCTGCACCACGAACTGCCTCGCCCCGATCGTCCACGTCCTTCTCAAGGAAGGATTCGGCATCGAGGAAGGTCTCATGACCACCATCCACTCCTACACCGCCACGCAAAAGACCGTGGACGGTCCTTCGAAGAAGGATTGGAAGGGTGGCCGCAGCGCGGCGATCAACATCATCCCGTCCACCACGGGTGCCGCCAAGGCTGTCGCGCTCGTCTGCCCGGAAGTGAAGGGCAAGCTGACCGGCATGTCCTTCCGCGTCCCGACCCCGACCGTGTCGGTGGTGGACCTCACGGTGAAGACGACCAAGGCGACCTCGCTCAACGAGATCAAGGCCGCCCTGAAGACCGCTTCCGAGACCTACCTCAAGGGCATCCTCGCCTACACCGAGGACGAAGTGGTTTCGACCGACTTCATCCACGACGCGCACTCCTCGATCTTCGACGCTGGCTCCTCCATCGAGCTGAACCCGACCTTCTTCAAGCTGGTCGCTTGGTACGACAACGAGTGGGGCTACTCGAACCGCGTGATCGACCTCCTCACCGACGTGGTGAAGAAGGGCATCTGA
- a CDS encoding alpha/beta hydrolase fold domain-containing protein, producing the protein MRWLLFPLLASVAIAQEGDPFASLDKNKDGKLTLTEIPEPLRPQFPLVDANGDGVVTKEEFLAVISGQGSGGTVAEMEHLKDIDYAGADNPRQKLDLILPKDRKAKKRPMVVFVHGGGWQAGRKEDGLDIIRAVTATGDYAAATINYRLSQEAKWPAQIHDCKAAIRFLRAKADEYGIDADHIGVVGMSAGGHLVSLLGTGNDDPGLEGTLGAFAKVSSRVQCVVNFFGPTDFLTGLIPDADADRSNGRKMVQQLLGRDEKEARGNAKAASPVSWVTKDDAPFFTAHGTKDTLVPYSQATTIHEALVKAGVESHLVAMQGAGHGFASPELNNRIRLFLDMHLRGKPAEISSEPIKVR; encoded by the coding sequence ATGCGTTGGCTTCTGTTTCCGCTGCTCGCTTCCGTCGCCATTGCCCAGGAGGGCGATCCTTTCGCTTCCCTCGACAAGAACAAGGACGGGAAGCTCACCCTGACGGAGATCCCGGAACCCTTGCGTCCGCAGTTCCCGCTGGTGGATGCGAATGGCGATGGCGTGGTGACGAAGGAGGAATTCCTCGCCGTCATCTCCGGGCAAGGGAGCGGTGGGACTGTGGCGGAGATGGAGCACCTGAAGGACATCGACTACGCCGGTGCGGACAATCCCCGCCAGAAGCTCGACCTGATCCTGCCGAAGGACCGCAAGGCGAAGAAGCGCCCGATGGTCGTCTTCGTCCACGGCGGCGGTTGGCAGGCAGGTCGGAAGGAAGACGGGCTGGACATCATCCGCGCCGTCACTGCTACCGGTGACTACGCCGCCGCAACCATCAACTACCGGCTCTCCCAGGAGGCGAAGTGGCCCGCGCAGATCCATGATTGCAAGGCAGCGATCCGTTTCCTTCGGGCAAAGGCAGACGAATACGGCATCGATGCCGATCACATCGGGGTCGTCGGCATGTCGGCCGGCGGACACCTCGTCTCGCTGCTCGGCACCGGCAATGACGATCCGGGCCTGGAGGGGACGCTGGGTGCCTTTGCAAAGGTCAGCAGCCGCGTGCAGTGCGTGGTGAATTTCTTCGGCCCCACCGACTTCCTGACCGGTCTCATCCCCGACGCGGATGCGGATCGCAGCAATGGCCGCAAGATGGTCCAGCAACTCCTCGGCAGGGATGAAAAGGAGGCCCGCGGGAATGCCAAGGCCGCCTCGCCGGTCTCGTGGGTCACGAAGGACGATGCGCCCTTCTTCACCGCCCACGGCACGAAGGACACACTGGTGCCCTATTCGCAGGCGACCACGATCCACGAGGCGCTCGTGAAGGCAGGCGTGGAGAGCCATCTCGTCGCCATGCAGGGTGCCGGTCACGGCTTCGCCAGCCCGGAGCTGAACAACCGCATCCGCCTCTTTCTGGACATGCACCTCCGCGGCAAGCCCGCCGAGATTTCCTCGGAGCCGATCAAGGTGAGGTGA